The following are from one region of the Cervus canadensis isolate Bull #8, Minnesota chromosome 21, ASM1932006v1, whole genome shotgun sequence genome:
- the LOC122423703 gene encoding killer cell lectin-like receptor subfamily I member 1, translating to MLKSKQNKDIVTKQELIYTEPKFSKSQQQKTSETNQSNVQSREQQVDYMELKFPRSSHLQHRKQKKGKVLNHRSTAWQVITGSLGTLCVVLLITVCVLLANLFSNKDPNQKISPVPTPSSKNDECSCDRCSTHWIGFGSSSYYLSCKAKTWVESHAACEELNTHLLKIDIKAELELLSMLEVKGWIGLKINETSESWMWEDGTTVIENLFGFLKMEKEGCAYIEGNYVYPANCSSGKSYVCEFTV from the exons atgcttaaGAGTAAGCAAAACAAAGATATTGTAACCAAGCAAGAGCTAATCTACACAGAACCAAAATTTTCGAAGTCTCAACAGCAAAAAACATCCGAGACAAATCAGAGTAATGTCCAGTCAAGAGAACAGCAAGTAGACTACATGGAACTGAAATTTCCCAGATCTTCTCATCTTCagcacagaaaacagaaaaaaggaaaag TGTTAAACCACCGATCTACAGCCTGGCAAGTGATAACTGGGAGTCTGGGGACCCTGTGTGTGGTCTTATTGATAACAGTGTGTGTCTTGCTTGCAAACT TATTTTCCAACAAAGACCCAAACCAAAAAATATCACCTGTTCCCACTCCATCTTCTAAAAATGATG AATGTTCCTGTGACCGTTGTTCAACTCACTGGATTGGATTTGGAAGTAGTTCTTATTATCTTTCCTGTAAAGCCAAAACCTGGGTGGAGAGCCATGCTGCCTGTGAAGAGCTTAACACTCACCTTCTAAAGATCGATATCAAGGCAGAGCTG gaactTTTATCAATGCTTGAAGTAAAAGGATGGATAGGTctcaaaatcaatgaaaccagTGAATCCTGGATGTGGGAAGATGGCACCACAGTAATTGAAAACCT atttGGATTcctgaaaatggagaaagaaggtTGTGCATATATTGAAGGAAATTATGTTTATCCTGCTAACTGTTCATCTGGAAAAAGTTACGTGTGTGAGTTTACTGTATAG